In Ipomoea triloba cultivar NCNSP0323 chromosome 15, ASM357664v1, one genomic interval encodes:
- the LOC116006934 gene encoding uncharacterized protein At4g15970-like yields MEILGGERKNSNNNNDEENKLVEEGGGRANQPFHHNRHRIIPSNVVKILVLFTILTLSCLLLYQSTSAGKLFPNLSNLKHGNFSATSSPSTAPNKTIPSSSISMEKVVENSVEKVLEKAAMANRTVIITTLNAAWTTSGNLFDLFLESFRIGNQTEGLLKHLVVAAVDKTAYARCRELHPHCYNLSTDGDDFSGEANFMTKHYLKMMWRRLDFLREVLEMGYSFIFTDADIMWLRQPFSQLYPDADFQIGCDHYGKYESSDLNNYANGGFYYVKSNNRSIQFFKLWYKSKDAFPGKNEQDVVNVIKNDPFIKQIGLKIRFLNTAYFGGFCDPKQDLNLVCTMHANCCVGLGSKIRSLKMVIDDWKKYMGLASNEKTSKPRTWTVPRCG; encoded by the exons ATGGAAATTTTGGgaggagaaagaaaaaacagtaacaataataatgatgaagAAAATAAGCTTGTGGAGGAGGGTGGCGGCCGCGCCAATCAACCCTTCCACCATAACCGCCACCGCATTATTCCGAGTAACGTTGTCAAAATCCTTGTCCTTTTTACGATTCTAACGTTGTCGTGTCTCCTTCTTTATCAATCCACTTCTGCCGGAAAACTTTTCCCCAACCTCTCCAACTTGAAACATGGAAACTTTTCTGCTACTTCATCTCCTTCTACTGCTCCCAACAAAACCATTCCTTCTTCATCCATATCCATG GAAAAGGTGGTGGAGAACAGTGTAGAGAAAGTGTTGGAGAAGGCAGCCATGGCAAACAGAACAGTGATCATAACAACCTTAAACGCAGCATGGACAACCTCGGGCAATTTATTTGATCTGTTTTTGGAGAGTTTTAGGATTGGGAACCAAACAGAAGGCCTGTTGAAGCACTTGGTAGTCGCGGCCGTGGACAAAACCGCTTACGCTCGATGCCGTGAGTTACACCCTCATTGCTACAACTTGAGCACTGACGGAGATGACTTCTCCGGCGAGGCGAATTTCATGACCAAACACTACTTGAAGATGATGTGGAGGAGGCTTGACTTTTTGCGGGAGGTTCTCGAAATGGGATATAGCTTCATTTTTAcg gACGCTGATATAATGTGGCTTCGTCAGCCATTCTCACAGTTGTACCCGGACGCCGACTTTCAAATCGGTTGCGACCACTACGGCAAGTATGAGTCTTCCGACCTAAACAACTACGCAAACGGCGGCTTCTACTACGTAAAATCAAACAACCGCTCCATCCAATTTTTCAAATTGTGGTACAAATCGAAGGATGCTTTTCCGGGGAAGAACGAACAGGACGTGGTAAACGTCATTAAAAATGATCCTTTCATTAAACAGATTGGGTTAAAAATAAGGTTTCTGAACACGGCTTACTTCGGAGGATTTTGCGATCCCAAACAAGACCTTAATCTGGTGTGCACGATGCATGCCAATTGTTGTGTTGGTCTTGGCAGCAAAATTCGTAGCCTTAAAATGGTTATTGATGATTGGAAGAAGTATATGGGATTAGCCAGCAATGAGAAGACATCCAAGCCAAGAACATGGACAGTTCCAAGATGTGGGTAA
- the LOC116006936 gene encoding 14 kDa proline-rich protein DC2.15-like — protein sequence MAMASSNRVSSSMALFFALNLVLFASVSGCGSCVKPKPKPKPACPPPSTPVPVPVPAPKASCPIDTLKLGVCADVLGLVKVVIGADKEPCCSLLSPLADVDAALCLCTALKANVLGINLNVPISLSLLLNACSKVDPAGFKCE from the coding sequence ATGGCTATGGCTTCTTCCAACAGAGTTTCCTCTTCAATGGCTCTTTTCTTTGCCCTCAACCTTGTCCTCTTCGCTTCCGTGTCCGGCTGCGGCTCCTGCGTGAAGCCGAAGCCGAAGCCGAAGCCTGCATGTCCGCCGCCGTCTACTCCAGTTCCAGTTCCAGTTCCGGCTCCAAAAGCCAGCTGCCCCATTGACACGCTGAAGCTGGGAGTGTGCGCCGACGTGCTAGGCTTAGTGAAGGTGGTGATTGGAGCCGACAAGGAGCCGTGCTGCTCGCTTCTTAGCCCCCTGGCTGACGTGGACGCGGCTCTTTGCCTCTGCACGGCTCTTAAGGCTAATGTTTTGGGCATTAACCTTAACGTCCCCATCTCACTCAGCTTGCTCCTCAATGCTTGCTCCAAGGTCGACCCAGCTGGCTTCAAATGCGAATAA